Proteins encoded by one window of Roseibium sp. Sym1:
- a CDS encoding ABC transporter permease: MRPSNLSGVGTFLAKQGILVAFALFMIGFTIANERFLDPDNIMGVVRSSAILGVMALGVTFVVISGNLDLSVGSMMSFATIVVLDLHDKIGPTLAIPSMYAMVLCLGAFIGFLVGYLKLNSLIVTLGMLSAIHGLTLTYSGGKNMDIADKEGTWFSFFGQSDVLGIPVPILIFALVASVLGIMLAKTPFGRKVYAVGGNGTAATFSGIRRARVVFCCYLMSALCVGTAGLLQASRSLGSQNTVGQGLELEVLAAIILGGASLLGGSGTIFKTVIGVLILGFIQNGLLLVGLQFYAQYVVTWIIIILAVWLDIAAKRGKLWSPIA, from the coding sequence ATGCGGCCGTCCAACCTGTCGGGCGTGGGGACATTCCTTGCGAAGCAGGGCATTCTCGTGGCCTTCGCCCTGTTCATGATCGGCTTCACGATCGCCAATGAACGTTTCCTGGACCCGGACAACATCATGGGCGTGGTCCGTTCCTCGGCCATCCTGGGCGTGATGGCGCTCGGCGTGACCTTTGTTGTCATCAGCGGCAACCTGGATCTGTCGGTCGGCTCGATGATGTCCTTCGCGACCATCGTGGTCCTCGACCTGCACGACAAGATCGGTCCGACGCTGGCCATACCGTCGATGTATGCCATGGTGCTTTGCCTTGGCGCTTTCATCGGCTTCCTGGTCGGTTATCTCAAGCTCAATTCCCTCATCGTCACGCTGGGCATGCTGTCGGCGATCCACGGCCTGACACTGACCTATTCGGGCGGCAAGAACATGGACATTGCCGACAAGGAGGGCACCTGGTTCAGCTTCTTCGGCCAGTCCGACGTGCTCGGCATTCCCGTGCCGATCCTGATCTTCGCGCTGGTGGCCTCGGTGCTCGGGATCATGCTTGCCAAGACCCCGTTCGGCCGCAAGGTCTATGCCGTAGGCGGCAACGGCACAGCGGCGACCTTTTCCGGCATCCGCCGGGCGCGCGTGGTGTTCTGCTGCTACCTGATGTCGGCCCTCTGCGTCGGCACGGCCGGCCTGCTCCAGGCCAGCCGGTCGCTGGGCAGCCAGAACACCGTCGGCCAGGGGCTCGAGCTGGAAGTCCTTGCCGCGATCATCCTCGGCGGTGCCTCGCTGCTCGGCGGATCCGGCACCATTTTCAAGACCGTCATCGGCGTCCTGATCCTCGGTTTCATCCAGAACGGCCTCCTTCTGGTCGGGCTGCAGTTCTACGCCCAGTACGTCGTCACCTGGATCATCATCATCCTTGCAGTCTGGCTCGACATCGCGGCCAAGCGCGGCAAGCTCTGGTCACCGATTGCGTAG
- a CDS encoding sugar ABC transporter substrate-binding protein, translated as MTYQFRSLLVATTAVAGLALATAASAETMKIGITQNNVGVDSYQTTYEKAFIAAADANADVETVVLDAGGDVARQIAQMEDLIQQEVDAIIIWPTNGEAVIPAVRKAHKAGIPVIVTNSNIAEQGFEFVKSFSGPDNITQGKRSAEIMCDKFKDMGIENEAKVVHITGQPGYTTAIERAKGFDDRLPEVCPNVTQIDKQPGDWNREKSQKVMEAFLVKYDDIDGVYAGDDNMGVGALNAAKAAGREGIIFVGATNFAVGYEAMDRGEYWGSIYQSPVDDAEAALQTAIDVLSGKDVPFLNYFDTPKITQDNMAEFSKPVF; from the coding sequence ATGACGTACCAGTTTCGCTCGTTGCTCGTGGCAACGACCGCCGTCGCAGGCCTGGCCCTTGCTACTGCAGCTTCCGCCGAAACGATGAAAATCGGCATCACGCAGAACAATGTCGGCGTCGACAGCTACCAGACGACCTACGAAAAAGCCTTCATTGCCGCCGCTGACGCCAACGCCGATGTCGAGACCGTCGTGCTGGATGCCGGTGGCGACGTTGCGCGCCAGATCGCGCAGATGGAAGACCTGATCCAGCAGGAAGTCGATGCCATCATCATCTGGCCGACCAACGGCGAGGCCGTGATCCCGGCTGTCCGCAAGGCCCACAAGGCCGGCATTCCGGTGATCGTGACCAACTCGAACATCGCCGAGCAGGGCTTCGAATTCGTCAAGTCCTTCTCCGGGCCGGACAACATCACCCAGGGCAAGCGCTCTGCCGAGATCATGTGCGACAAGTTCAAGGATATGGGCATCGAAAACGAAGCCAAAGTCGTGCACATCACCGGTCAGCCCGGCTACACGACCGCAATCGAGCGCGCGAAGGGTTTCGACGATCGTCTGCCTGAGGTCTGCCCGAATGTGACGCAGATCGACAAGCAACCAGGTGACTGGAACCGCGAGAAGTCCCAAAAGGTGATGGAAGCCTTTCTGGTAAAATATGATGACATCGACGGCGTTTATGCCGGTGATGACAACATGGGGGTCGGTGCACTGAACGCCGCGAAGGCCGCCGGGCGCGAAGGCATCATCTTTGTCGGCGCCACCAACTTCGCCGTCGGCTATGAAGCCATGGACCGTGGCGAATACTGGGGCTCCATCTACCAGTCCCCGGTGGATGACGCCGAGGCCGCGCTCCAGACCGCCATTGATGTGCTGTCCGGCAAGGACGTGCCGTTCCTGAACTATTTCGACACCCCGAAGATCACCCAGGACAACATGGCCGAATTCTCCAAGCCGGTCTTCTAA
- a CDS encoding GlxA family transcriptional regulator has product MSLDRNADDRLTVEIFIQPGFSELELSSVIAVLRAANEILSRDRFSWQVTSDSPGFVNSRSELIARADPTIGDQFLRDCLFVVAGTGAPREGWMRRLRAMQKLQRRVVLLSEASREYVKASNLEDGSATAHWRDAALLREVGNGPALSDHLAQEKGSIVTCAGEGYTVEAVIGVLADVLEAWECAEIASLLVVENVRGFAHPQPRGMSDNTNLFEKRLQKVVQLMEHNIEVPLRLADLASQVGLSPRHLERLFTVYLNTTPARFYKKIRLKKAHTLVTGTHISLIEIALASGFLTAPSFSQAYKAEYGETPTQIRRKRMGA; this is encoded by the coding sequence ATGTCCCTCGACCGAAACGCAGATGACAGGCTCACGGTCGAAATCTTCATCCAGCCCGGCTTTTCCGAACTGGAACTGTCCTCGGTGATTGCCGTATTGAGGGCCGCCAACGAGATCCTGAGCCGGGACCGGTTCTCCTGGCAGGTAACGTCGGACAGTCCGGGTTTCGTCAACAGCCGTTCGGAGCTGATTGCGCGCGCAGACCCGACAATCGGTGACCAGTTTCTGCGGGACTGCCTGTTTGTCGTTGCCGGGACTGGCGCGCCGCGCGAGGGATGGATGCGCCGGCTGAGGGCGATGCAGAAGCTGCAGCGGCGCGTCGTCCTGCTCTCCGAAGCCTCGCGGGAATATGTCAAGGCGTCCAATCTGGAGGACGGCAGTGCCACCGCCCATTGGCGCGACGCGGCTCTGCTGCGCGAGGTCGGCAACGGCCCGGCACTGTCGGACCATCTTGCGCAGGAAAAGGGCAGCATCGTCACCTGTGCCGGGGAGGGCTACACCGTCGAGGCGGTGATCGGAGTTCTGGCCGATGTGCTGGAAGCCTGGGAATGCGCGGAAATAGCCAGTCTTCTGGTGGTCGAGAATGTGCGCGGCTTTGCCCACCCGCAGCCGCGGGGCATGAGCGACAACACCAACCTGTTCGAAAAGCGGCTCCAGAAGGTGGTGCAGCTCATGGAGCACAATATCGAGGTGCCGCTGCGGCTGGCCGATCTGGCAAGCCAGGTCGGGTTGTCTCCCCGTCACCTGGAGCGCCTGTTCACCGTCTATCTCAACACCACACCGGCAAGGTTCTACAAGAAGATCCGCCTGAAGAAGGCACACACGCTGGTGACCGGCACCCACATTTCCCTGATCGAAATCGCCCTCGCCAGCGGCTTTCTGACGGCGCCGTCCTTCTCGCAGGCCTACAAGGCCGAATACGGCGAGACACCCACACAGATACGCCGAAAGCGCATGGGTGCCTGA
- a CDS encoding sugar ABC transporter ATP-binding protein produces the protein MSEETPALRLEGIVKTFPGVRALDNVSFSVMPGEVHALMGENGAGKSTLMKVLGGIYQPEEGRIIVSEEPVVMTSPLQAKSKGIVFIHQELSLAEELTVAENIYLGELPKKSFGRVDWQQLHAQTNEILGKLKVGFDAGTRVGDLSIANQQMVEIARALTVEAKAVIFDEPTASLTDAEKVVLFDVIEDLKNHGVGIIYISHRMEEIFRITDRISVLRDGQYRGTLTTAETSEDEITQLMIGRKLDLSRNESHHDIGGVALEVRDLSCGKLFRNVSFEVRRGEVVGFYGLVGAGRTEIAETLFGLREPTSGKILLDGQETVIHSPADAIQKGISLVPEDRKGQGLVLGMNCRDNMTLPQVSDLKAGPFVAEGAEIAIFDQYRDRLDIRTPGWKQTVGNLSGGNQQKIVIGKWLSMHPNVLIVDEPTRGIDVGSKSEIHNLIRELAAQGYAVIVISSEMPEVLHVSDRIVAMFSGEIIRTFTSEEVTEDNLIQAISGITPEKAA, from the coding sequence ATGAGTGAAGAAACCCCAGCCCTGCGCCTTGAGGGCATCGTCAAGACCTTCCCCGGCGTGCGCGCCCTCGACAACGTGTCCTTCTCGGTGATGCCGGGCGAGGTTCATGCCCTGATGGGCGAGAACGGTGCCGGCAAGTCCACGCTGATGAAGGTGCTCGGCGGCATTTACCAGCCCGAGGAAGGCCGGATCATCGTCAGCGAAGAGCCGGTGGTGATGACATCGCCCCTGCAGGCCAAGTCCAAGGGCATCGTCTTCATCCACCAGGAGCTGAGCCTTGCCGAGGAGCTGACCGTTGCCGAGAACATCTATCTGGGCGAACTGCCGAAAAAGAGCTTCGGCCGTGTCGACTGGCAGCAGCTCCATGCCCAGACAAACGAGATCCTCGGCAAGCTCAAAGTCGGGTTCGACGCAGGCACACGGGTCGGCGACCTGTCCATCGCCAACCAGCAGATGGTCGAGATCGCCCGTGCGCTGACCGTCGAGGCCAAGGCTGTCATCTTCGACGAGCCGACCGCCTCCCTGACGGATGCGGAAAAAGTGGTCCTGTTCGACGTCATCGAAGACCTGAAAAACCACGGCGTCGGCATCATCTACATTTCCCACCGCATGGAGGAGATCTTCAGGATCACCGACCGGATCAGTGTGCTGAGGGACGGCCAGTATCGCGGCACGCTGACCACTGCCGAGACCAGTGAAGACGAAATCACGCAGCTGATGATCGGACGCAAGCTGGACCTGTCGCGCAACGAGAGCCATCACGACATCGGGGGTGTTGCCCTCGAGGTGCGTGACCTTTCCTGCGGCAAGCTGTTCCGCAATGTCAGTTTCGAGGTGCGCCGGGGCGAGGTTGTCGGCTTTTACGGCCTCGTCGGTGCCGGCCGCACCGAGATCGCCGAAACCCTGTTCGGCCTGCGCGAGCCGACAAGCGGTAAGATCCTGCTCGACGGCCAGGAGACCGTGATCCACTCTCCTGCCGACGCCATTCAGAAGGGCATCTCGCTCGTACCCGAAGACCGCAAGGGCCAGGGCCTGGTGCTCGGCATGAACTGCCGGGACAACATGACCCTGCCCCAGGTCAGTGACCTGAAGGCCGGTCCGTTCGTGGCCGAAGGCGCCGAGATCGCCATATTCGACCAGTATCGCGACCGGCTCGACATCCGCACACCCGGCTGGAAGCAGACGGTCGGCAATCTATCCGGCGGCAACCAGCAGAAAATCGTCATCGGCAAATGGCTGTCCATGCACCCGAACGTGCTGATCGTCGACGAGCCGACGCGCGGTATCGATGTCGGCAGCAAGTCGGAGATCCACAATCTGATCCGCGAGCTCGCCGCCCAGGGCTATGCGGTGATCGTGATCAGTTCCGAAATGCCGGAAGTGCTTCATGTCAGCGACCGGATCGTCGCCATGTTCTCCGGCGAGATCATCCGCACCTTCACCTCCGAGGAAGTCACGGAAGACAATCTCATCCAGGCGATCTCCGGCATCACACCCGAGAAGGCGGCCTGA
- a CDS encoding dihydrodipicolinate synthase family protein produces MPMLTLPTYDKTLEPYRLTGEPLVPRAPEVPLTRTAFAAAHVVSDPLAERDPWVGSPAVDWDNTLRFRHWLWNQGLGLAEAMDTAQRGMGVDWPTAKELIERTMREAKAHPLKPRVACGAGTDQKPLAELRTRDEILAAYSEQMEAVEAAGGQVILMASRAFPAMSATADDYAHVYGRLLDQAAAPVILHWLGDMFDPALAGYWGAADFETASEAVLDIIRAHEDKVDGIKISLLDQACEEDFRARLPDGVRLYTGDDFNYADLIAGDGTHYSHALLGAFAAIAPAACQALEALARDDLETYHGLLAPTVPLSREIFKAPTQFYKAGIAFLAWLNGAQSHFIMPAGFQSAREITHYAEVFRLADQARVLSKPELAVERMKLLLKLHGVD; encoded by the coding sequence CTGCCTATGCTGACCCTTCCAACCTATGACAAGACCCTTGAACCCTACCGGCTGACGGGCGAGCCGCTGGTGCCGCGCGCGCCTGAAGTGCCGCTCACCCGCACGGCCTTTGCCGCGGCCCATGTGGTTTCCGATCCGCTGGCCGAGCGGGATCCCTGGGTCGGCTCGCCGGCCGTCGACTGGGACAACACGCTCCGGTTCCGGCACTGGCTGTGGAACCAGGGGCTGGGCCTTGCCGAGGCCATGGACACGGCGCAGCGCGGCATGGGCGTCGACTGGCCGACCGCGAAGGAACTGATCGAACGCACGATGCGCGAAGCGAAAGCCCATCCGCTGAAGCCGCGGGTTGCCTGCGGCGCCGGCACCGATCAGAAACCGCTTGCCGAGCTGAGGACACGGGACGAGATCCTGGCCGCCTATTCCGAGCAGATGGAGGCTGTCGAAGCGGCCGGCGGGCAGGTGATCCTGATGGCGTCGCGCGCCTTTCCCGCGATGAGCGCAACAGCAGACGATTATGCCCACGTTTATGGCAGGCTGCTGGACCAGGCCGCTGCGCCGGTGATCCTGCACTGGCTTGGCGACATGTTCGATCCGGCCCTTGCCGGTTACTGGGGCGCTGCCGACTTCGAAACCGCATCCGAAGCCGTGCTGGACATCATCCGGGCACACGAGGACAAGGTTGACGGCATCAAGATCTCGCTGCTCGACCAGGCCTGCGAAGAAGACTTCCGCGCCCGCCTGCCGGACGGTGTCCGGCTCTATACCGGCGACGATTTCAACTATGCCGACCTGATCGCCGGTGACGGCACGCATTATTCGCATGCGCTCCTGGGCGCCTTCGCGGCCATCGCGCCTGCGGCGTGCCAGGCGCTCGAAGCCCTGGCCCGCGATGACCTCGAGACTTATCACGGCCTGCTCGCACCAACGGTGCCGCTCAGCCGCGAGATCTTCAAGGCGCCGACGCAATTCTACAAGGCCGGCATTGCCTTCCTGGCCTGGCTCAACGGAGCGCAAAGCCACTTCATCATGCCGGCGGGCTTCCAGTCCGCCCGCGAGATCACCCATTATGCGGAGGTCTTTCGGCTTGCGGATCAGGCGCGCGTGCTGTCAAAACCGGAATTGGCGGTCGAGCGGATGAAGCTGCTGTTGAAACTCCACGGGGTGGATTGA
- a CDS encoding ABC transporter substrate-binding protein: protein MNHNEGELVRETSFLTPQAKTEILEVLSFLESFDGELDGLIEMSVPNPYVKMSAYLVQRHLEAKVVTPTSLIGASGVPYATATRRIKEMVDSGLVEQRPRTASGRSFSLHPSADMLESWTQFSSRVRRLAAQHFGTAEKRAGTQDYYFGGSYLEAQTIQPPQVLLDPLKLSGGLRVLVHGDPTFMVMHGLKRQIEQVVGCPIQQRAFSIDRLHDEAVKNAQRPTSRYDLIALDLPWVGEFAGNGYLMPLDKALDVERLNPSDFHTAGWQAAHWNGQAYGVPSQTTPELLFYRRDLLAEAGLEPPHTTDALLKAAKVLHEPAQGRYGIAWNAARGTALGHTFMMTCADFGQPVLDLPRQAGGFDASRLADGEHRATIDTERGLAAAEYLMELLHYSPPDILSMSWYERVRPFANGKVAMAYGYTLLAPYFEQNPACAAFGKVGYLPHPSGPKASNIAPVGGYLLCIPSNIAPERLEAAAEALIVFTSPEAQKLYVEHGSRTNPRYSVGADPEVRRLSPIFEAVDAMSWRDELQFWPRPPIPEINNIIRVCGEECHDMLRGVQTPKAALKAAQKRADRILREAGKP, encoded by the coding sequence ATGAACCACAATGAAGGAGAGCTGGTTCGCGAAACGTCATTTCTCACACCGCAGGCCAAAACGGAGATTCTCGAGGTGCTTTCGTTCCTGGAGAGTTTCGACGGCGAGCTTGACGGTCTGATCGAAATGTCTGTGCCGAACCCGTATGTCAAAATGTCGGCCTATCTGGTTCAAAGACATCTGGAGGCAAAGGTTGTCACGCCGACATCGCTGATCGGCGCGTCCGGCGTGCCCTATGCCACGGCGACCCGCCGGATCAAGGAGATGGTCGACAGCGGTCTGGTCGAGCAGCGGCCCCGCACGGCCTCAGGCCGCAGCTTCTCCCTCCACCCGAGCGCGGACATGCTGGAATCCTGGACCCAGTTCAGCAGCCGTGTCCGCCGGCTCGCGGCGCAGCATTTCGGCACCGCCGAAAAGCGGGCCGGCACCCAGGACTATTATTTCGGCGGGTCCTATCTCGAGGCACAGACCATCCAGCCGCCGCAGGTTCTGCTCGATCCGCTGAAGCTGTCCGGCGGCTTGCGTGTTCTCGTGCATGGCGACCCGACCTTCATGGTCATGCACGGGCTCAAGCGCCAGATCGAACAGGTGGTCGGTTGCCCGATCCAGCAGCGGGCCTTCTCCATCGACAGGCTGCACGACGAGGCGGTGAAGAACGCCCAGCGACCGACCAGCCGCTATGACCTGATTGCGCTCGACCTGCCCTGGGTCGGAGAATTTGCCGGAAACGGTTACCTGATGCCGCTCGACAAGGCGCTCGACGTCGAGCGTCTCAATCCCAGCGACTTTCACACCGCCGGCTGGCAGGCTGCTCACTGGAACGGGCAGGCGTACGGCGTGCCGTCTCAAACGACGCCTGAATTGCTGTTCTACCGCCGCGACCTGCTGGCCGAAGCGGGACTGGAACCACCACACACGACCGACGCACTGCTGAAGGCCGCCAAGGTGCTGCACGAACCGGCACAGGGGCGCTACGGCATTGCGTGGAACGCCGCCCGCGGCACCGCCCTCGGCCACACCTTCATGATGACCTGCGCCGATTTCGGTCAGCCTGTTCTGGATCTTCCGAGGCAGGCGGGCGGATTTGACGCCTCGCGGCTCGCGGACGGTGAGCACCGCGCCACCATCGACACGGAAAGGGGCCTGGCTGCAGCCGAATATCTCATGGAGCTGCTGCATTATTCGCCGCCGGACATTCTGTCGATGTCCTGGTACGAGCGCGTCCGGCCCTTTGCGAACGGCAAGGTCGCCATGGCCTATGGCTACACGCTGCTGGCGCCGTATTTCGAACAGAACCCGGCGTGCGCCGCGTTCGGCAAGGTCGGCTACCTGCCGCATCCTTCCGGTCCGAAGGCATCCAACATCGCGCCTGTGGGCGGCTACCTGCTGTGCATCCCCTCGAACATCGCGCCGGAACGGTTGGAAGCGGCCGCGGAGGCCCTGATCGTGTTCACCTCGCCGGAGGCGCAGAAGCTCTATGTCGAGCACGGCAGCCGCACCAACCCGCGCTATTCCGTGGGAGCCGATCCGGAAGTTCGCCGGCTGTCGCCGATCTTCGAGGCGGTGGACGCCATGTCCTGGCGCGACGAGCTGCAGTTCTGGCCGCGCCCGCCGATCCCGGAAATCAACAACATCATCCGCGTGTGCGGAGAGGAATGCCACGACATGCTGCGCGGCGTTCAGACACCGAAAGCTGCGCTGAAAGCGGCCCAGAAGCGCGCCGACCGGATCTTGCGGGAGGCGGGAAAACCATAA
- a CDS encoding ABC transporter permease: MEPGTLSTFLKRGAIWGFIVVELIFFSIAGEYLSLSDKAFMDVDNMLLLFKQSAPIGIIAIGMTIIMINGNIDLSVGATFALSAVVLLDSMTWPIFAGLGDWVIPISWGLALMTGIVLGALNGLIVWKTGVDAFIVTLGAMLGYRGLVFMYNGEQPTSHLNWTLVDFAEAQFLGLHTATWFLIAVTAVIWFVMNRTVHGRNAYAIGDNRTAAINAGIRVGPHMMINFMIIGFLASLSAVVFYSESGSVNPNDGELYELWVITAVVLGGTKLTGGAGSVLSTLGGVLAIQLLRKGLGHIGADTETVNLVIGLILIAVLFLDRQLNLKGREALRI; the protein is encoded by the coding sequence ATGGAACCGGGCACACTCAGCACCTTTCTGAAGCGCGGCGCGATCTGGGGTTTCATCGTCGTGGAGCTGATCTTCTTCTCCATCGCCGGCGAATACCTGTCGCTCAGCGACAAGGCCTTCATGGACGTCGACAACATGCTGCTTCTGTTCAAGCAGTCGGCCCCGATCGGCATCATCGCCATCGGCATGACCATCATCATGATCAACGGCAATATCGACCTCAGCGTCGGCGCGACCTTCGCCCTGAGCGCCGTGGTGCTGCTGGACAGCATGACATGGCCGATCTTCGCCGGTCTCGGCGACTGGGTCATCCCGATTTCCTGGGGGCTCGCCCTGATGACTGGGATCGTTCTCGGCGCACTGAACGGCCTGATCGTCTGGAAAACCGGCGTCGATGCCTTCATCGTCACGCTCGGCGCCATGCTCGGCTATCGTGGCCTGGTGTTCATGTATAATGGCGAACAGCCGACCTCACACCTCAACTGGACCTTGGTGGATTTCGCCGAGGCGCAGTTCCTGGGTCTGCACACCGCCACCTGGTTCCTGATCGCCGTCACCGCCGTGATCTGGTTCGTGATGAACCGCACCGTGCATGGCCGCAACGCCTATGCCATCGGCGACAACCGCACCGCCGCGATCAACGCCGGCATTCGCGTCGGCCCGCACATGATGATCAACTTCATGATCATCGGCTTCCTGGCCTCGCTGTCCGCCGTGGTCTTCTATTCCGAATCCGGGTCCGTGAACCCCAATGACGGCGAACTCTACGAACTCTGGGTGATCACCGCGGTCGTCCTGGGCGGCACCAAGCTGACCGGCGGCGCCGGCTCGGTGCTCTCGACCTTGGGCGGCGTTCTGGCGATCCAGTTGCTGCGCAAGGGGCTCGGCCATATCGGCGCGGATACCGAAACCGTCAACCTGGTGATCGGCCTGATCCTGATCGCGGTCCTGTTCCTGGACCGTCAATTGAACCTCAAGGGCCGGGAGGCGCTGAGAATATGA
- a CDS encoding LacI family DNA-binding transcriptional regulator: MGKRATILDVAKKAGVSKSTVSLVLQNSSLVKQQTRDQVMAAMEALGYVYNRSAAGLRGAASGLIGLIINDLRNPFFTEFAASAQMSFARQGYSTVIANTDEDPEIQAQVIDSMIEHGVSAFVVSPTYGGEDRPFDRIERAGIPTMQVLRQVDDRTNLFPFASHDYAAGGRLAGEHLIAQGCRKIAFVGGIEDRPITLERMSGYNAAMAAGGLAPRAFYGRPSRAFGREIALRLAKDHKDIEAAICFSDLVALGMLSGFAEAGIRTGRDFRIVGFDDIEECSIAFPRLSSVRCDSAAFGRNAAEAMLAWITHGERPPDRKRYDVELITRQSSLWTETET; this comes from the coding sequence ATGGGCAAGCGAGCGACCATACTGGATGTGGCGAAAAAGGCGGGCGTCTCCAAGTCGACCGTTTCTCTCGTCCTGCAGAATTCCTCCCTGGTCAAGCAGCAGACCCGGGATCAGGTCATGGCCGCGATGGAAGCGCTCGGCTATGTCTACAACCGCTCGGCGGCCGGCCTGCGCGGGGCGGCATCCGGCCTGATCGGGCTGATCATCAACGACCTGCGCAATCCCTTCTTCACCGAGTTTGCGGCCAGCGCCCAGATGAGCTTCGCCCGGCAGGGCTATTCCACCGTCATTGCCAACACGGACGAGGATCCGGAGATCCAGGCGCAGGTGATCGACAGCATGATCGAACACGGTGTCTCCGCCTTTGTCGTGTCGCCGACCTATGGCGGCGAGGACCGGCCGTTCGACCGCATCGAACGGGCCGGGATCCCGACCATGCAGGTGCTCCGCCAGGTGGATGACCGCACCAACCTGTTTCCCTTTGCCTCCCATGACTATGCGGCGGGCGGCCGGCTTGCTGGCGAACACCTGATCGCCCAGGGCTGCCGGAAGATTGCCTTTGTCGGCGGCATCGAGGACCGGCCGATCACGCTGGAGCGCATGTCCGGATACAACGCGGCCATGGCGGCGGGCGGCCTGGCACCACGGGCTTTCTACGGCCGCCCATCAAGGGCCTTTGGCCGCGAGATCGCCCTGCGCCTTGCCAAGGATCACAAGGACATCGAAGCGGCGATCTGTTTCAGCGATCTTGTCGCGCTCGGCATGCTGAGCGGCTTTGCCGAAGCCGGCATCCGGACCGGCCGGGACTTCAGGATCGTCGGCTTCGACGACATCGAGGAATGCTCGATCGCCTTTCCCCGGCTCAGTTCCGTCCGTTGTGACTCCGCCGCCTTCGGCCGCAATGCCGCCGAGGCGATGCTGGCCTGGATCACCCATGGCGAGCGCCCGCCGGACCGGAAACGCTACGATGTCGAGTTGATCACGCGCCAGTCCAGCCTGTGGACGGAGACCGAAACCTGA
- a CDS encoding SDR family NAD(P)-dependent oxidoreductase, which produces MGRVSGRSCIVTGAARGIGRAIGEALLDEGALVCFADINGDQARSVAAANSERAERNGGRATWADVDVTSRDAVRAMIEKTVAEFGRLDVKFNNAGVNKPMNFLDVTEDNWNFVMGVNGLGCLIGMQEAARQMIAQGGGGKIVNTASIASRQGFDNVAPYCASKWAVVSLTQSGARDLAKHDITVTGFAPGVVATEMWEQVDEDLMRIGASAKPGEAMEAFSADILRGRVATPADITGTTTFLASRDSDYMTGQIVMIDGGMTLV; this is translated from the coding sequence ATGGGCCGGGTGTCCGGGCGTTCCTGCATTGTGACCGGCGCTGCCAGGGGGATTGGCCGCGCAATCGGCGAAGCACTTCTCGACGAGGGCGCGCTGGTCTGTTTCGCCGATATCAACGGCGACCAGGCCAGGTCCGTTGCAGCGGCGAATAGCGAGCGGGCCGAAAGAAACGGCGGGCGGGCGACCTGGGCTGACGTCGATGTGACCAGCCGGGACGCGGTCCGGGCGATGATCGAAAAGACCGTCGCGGAGTTCGGCCGGCTCGACGTGAAATTCAACAATGCCGGCGTCAACAAGCCGATGAATTTCCTCGACGTGACCGAGGACAACTGGAATTTCGTCATGGGCGTGAACGGTCTCGGCTGCCTGATCGGCATGCAGGAGGCGGCCCGCCAGATGATCGCGCAGGGCGGTGGCGGCAAGATCGTCAACACCGCCTCGATCGCCAGCCGCCAGGGCTTCGACAACGTGGCCCCCTACTGCGCCTCGAAATGGGCGGTGGTGTCGCTGACCCAGTCGGGCGCGCGGGACCTGGCCAAGCACGACATCACGGTCACGGGCTTCGCGCCCGGTGTCGTCGCCACCGAAATGTGGGAACAGGTCGACGAAGACCTGATGCGCATCGGCGCCTCCGCAAAGCCTGGCGAGGCCATGGAGGCGTTTTCTGCCGATATCCTGCGCGGCCGTGTGGCAACGCCGGCGGATATCACGGGAACGACGACTTTCCTGGCCTCGCGTGACAGCGACTACATGACCGGGCAGATTGTCATGATCGATGGCGGCATGACGCTCGTATAG
- a CDS encoding Dabb family protein translates to MIRHIVLIRFRPDVSEDTISGLFSELREIEKKVSGIRDITSGRSESPEKIERGYMHGFVVDFDDWDALERYQTHPDHKALGSKLVANAIGGIDGILVLDIPVAA, encoded by the coding sequence ATGATCCGCCATATCGTCCTCATCAGGTTCAGGCCGGACGTCTCCGAGGACACCATTTCGGGCCTGTTTTCCGAACTGCGCGAGATCGAAAAGAAGGTCTCCGGCATCCGGGACATCACTTCCGGGCGCAGCGAAAGCCCGGAGAAGATCGAGCGCGGCTACATGCACGGCTTTGTCGTCGATTTCGACGACTGGGATGCGCTGGAACGCTACCAGACACACCCGGACCACAAGGCTCTCGGCAGCAAGCTGGTCGCCAATGCGATCGGCGGGATCGACGGCATCCTGGTGCTGGACATTCCCGTCGCCGCCTGA